In Dyadobacter sp. NIV53, a single window of DNA contains:
- a CDS encoding sensor histidine kinase: MLLLFIWKYSNIMAQLPDFHVQLLDERNGIQTGNITGIIRDKQGFLWLLSARNLQRFDGQNVKKIETDDEDFLDITTDSSGTIWVTTELGIKKYVNNYVDFRRARVESPGADPLRVGPPDAGPPNKFNKLQVTPDNRIWANARKGLYLYEAHDDKFKHYFIPGLSPKIQFYRRIFSRRNYQMYLADVHTIFLYDAKKNTTRVVPFENVRTVTPFSDDVAWVTNSMLITYEVNFRTESVTPVAGLPVVDMKSITPLGNNNYLVNTRQGCYKYNRNSKIFSKAILYHSGKKLPNEETYTDYYDRDSTLWILCEEGIAFFRPREHNIGWLRGYAGAGKKWNNNIHAITEDKNGNIWLGTAGGFTKMNFKTGEVKTIYANAAMPNTFKHPWVRSLVFDGKNLVVGASVGEPVIFIPELETFKRMVFPVGNKGIYLRKKLEKDLISGLLTMQNGDQLILGEESCYVLEKDTYEVSEKIFKGSVNNIQTAVQEKSGNLWMGSYNGLLYVDKGFRTQLYDDQFLPGKLVSSLLIRNDSTVWCGSVGLFEVVRTKNVLRKKSLFPQLRNQTIAILFEDKKGKIWIGADNGLYRFDEKTKKLEWFDGWDNVQNKRFNAHSLLESKDGNVYLGGLNGLNYFNPEKIKTREEKLNVIISGVTINQDDSSFISGAETTQLNWKQNSVEFQFVTPYFGNAQKLIYRYQLIGLDNGWQMNGRNNKVRFSSLSPNEYVFTVAASLDGVKWYETGKRFKFVISPPFWQRAWFIILCVIAAGALAYWIFKKRVTIIRKQTALREKFNEMEMRALRAQMNPHFIFNCLNSINRYIVKNDNATASLYLTRFSKLIRLILDNSNSKNVLLSNELEALKLYIEMEGVRFDNKFDYRIILDENVYPDSIEVPSLIIQPYVENAIWHGLLHKETNGSLLVQISMQGENVLQCIIEDDGIGRAKAMEYRSKSAMNKKSLGMKLTEDRIAILNQDSKTNASVKIQDLVDDSGEAAGTRVVIVIPV, translated from the coding sequence ATGCTACTTTTATTTATCTGGAAGTACAGTAACATTATGGCACAGCTTCCCGATTTTCATGTGCAGCTTCTGGACGAAAGAAACGGCATTCAAACAGGAAATATTACTGGTATAATCAGGGATAAGCAGGGATTTTTATGGCTGCTCTCGGCACGTAACCTGCAACGGTTTGATGGGCAGAATGTCAAAAAAATTGAAACTGACGATGAGGATTTTCTGGATATCACCACTGATTCTTCCGGAACGATATGGGTCACCACTGAACTGGGCATTAAAAAATATGTAAATAATTATGTTGATTTTAGAAGAGCAAGGGTTGAGTCACCCGGTGCTGACCCGCTGCGTGTCGGGCCACCGGACGCAGGGCCACCTAATAAATTCAACAAGTTGCAGGTTACTCCGGACAACCGGATCTGGGCGAATGCCAGGAAAGGTTTGTATTTGTACGAAGCTCATGATGACAAATTCAAGCATTATTTCATCCCTGGATTAAGTCCCAAAATCCAGTTTTACAGGCGGATTTTTAGTCGCAGAAATTATCAGATGTACCTGGCGGATGTACATACAATTTTTCTTTATGATGCTAAAAAGAACACGACCAGAGTTGTGCCTTTTGAAAATGTGAGAACAGTTACACCGTTTTCGGATGACGTTGCATGGGTGACGAATAGCATGCTGATAACGTATGAAGTGAATTTCAGGACTGAATCCGTTACTCCGGTTGCCGGTTTGCCTGTGGTCGATATGAAAAGCATCACACCACTTGGGAACAACAACTATCTGGTTAATACGAGACAGGGATGTTATAAATACAACCGCAATTCAAAAATATTCAGTAAGGCAATCCTATATCATTCCGGCAAGAAATTGCCTAACGAAGAAACCTATACGGACTATTACGACCGGGACAGTACGCTTTGGATTTTGTGTGAAGAGGGAATTGCCTTTTTCAGGCCGCGTGAACATAATATTGGCTGGCTTCGCGGTTATGCTGGTGCCGGAAAAAAATGGAACAATAATATTCACGCGATTACCGAAGACAAGAATGGTAATATATGGCTTGGAACTGCCGGCGGTTTTACCAAAATGAATTTCAAAACGGGAGAAGTCAAAACGATTTATGCCAATGCAGCCATGCCCAATACTTTCAAACATCCGTGGGTGCGGAGCCTGGTTTTTGATGGAAAAAACCTGGTAGTTGGCGCATCGGTCGGGGAACCGGTGATTTTTATTCCTGAACTTGAAACCTTTAAAAGAATGGTATTTCCTGTCGGGAATAAGGGGATTTATCTGCGAAAAAAACTTGAAAAAGACTTAATTTCCGGCTTACTGACAATGCAGAACGGTGACCAGCTGATACTCGGCGAGGAGTCGTGTTATGTACTGGAAAAGGACACCTACGAAGTCAGTGAAAAAATATTTAAGGGATCAGTCAATAATATCCAGACCGCCGTGCAGGAAAAAAGCGGAAACCTTTGGATGGGTTCTTACAACGGGCTGCTTTATGTTGATAAAGGTTTCAGGACACAGCTTTATGATGACCAGTTCCTTCCGGGCAAGCTGGTTTCTTCACTGCTAATCAGAAACGATTCCACGGTTTGGTGTGGTTCAGTTGGGTTATTTGAGGTAGTAAGAACTAAAAATGTGCTAAGAAAAAAGTCGCTATTTCCTCAGTTGCGCAATCAGACGATCGCTATTTTATTTGAGGATAAAAAAGGCAAAATCTGGATTGGAGCCGACAATGGTTTATATCGTTTTGATGAAAAAACTAAGAAACTTGAATGGTTTGACGGCTGGGATAATGTCCAGAATAAACGATTTAATGCACATAGTTTACTCGAATCAAAAGACGGGAATGTATATCTGGGCGGACTGAATGGCTTGAATTATTTCAATCCGGAAAAAATAAAGACAAGGGAAGAAAAACTGAACGTGATCATTTCCGGCGTTACCATCAATCAGGATGATTCATCGTTTATTTCTGGAGCAGAAACAACGCAGCTGAACTGGAAACAAAACTCGGTAGAATTTCAATTTGTGACACCGTATTTTGGAAATGCACAAAAGCTTATTTACCGTTATCAACTCATTGGACTAGATAATGGCTGGCAAATGAACGGGCGTAATAACAAAGTACGTTTTTCTTCACTTTCACCAAACGAATACGTTTTTACCGTAGCGGCAAGCCTGGATGGCGTAAAATGGTATGAAACCGGGAAACGCTTTAAATTCGTGATCTCACCGCCATTCTGGCAACGGGCCTGGTTTATAATTTTGTGTGTTATTGCTGCGGGAGCACTTGCTTACTGGATTTTCAAAAAACGAGTGACAATTATCAGGAAACAAACTGCGCTCAGGGAAAAATTCAACGAAATGGAAATGAGGGCTTTGCGTGCCCAAATGAATCCGCATTTCATTTTCAACTGCCTCAATTCGATCAACCGGTATATTGTGAAAAACGATAATGCCACTGCTTCACTCTACCTCACCAGGTTTTCCAAACTGATCCGTTTGATCCTCGATAATTCGAACAGTAAAAACGTGCTGCTTTCCAATGAGCTGGAAGCGTTAAAGTTATATATTGAAATGGAAGGTGTCCGGTTCGACAATAAGTTTGATTACCGGATTATTCTGGATGAAAATGTATATCCGGATTCTATCGAAGTGCCCTCGCTGATTATACAGCCCTATGTCGAAAATGCGATATGGCATGGCCTGCTTCACAAGGAAACGAACGGCAGTTTATTGGTTCAGATCAGTATGCAGGGTGAAAATGTCTTGCAATGTATTATTGAAGACGATGGCATTGGCCGCGCAAAAGCGATGGAATACAGGAGCAAGTCGGCCATGAATAAAAAGTCGCTGGGAATGAAACTGACAGAAGACCGGATTGCCATTTTGAACCAGGACAGCAAAACAAACGCAAGTGTTAAAATTCAGGATCTGGTAGATGACAGCGGTGAGGCGGCAGGTACAAGGGTTGTTATTGTCATTCCGGTGTAA
- a CDS encoding SMP-30/gluconolactonase/LRE family protein, with translation MKQTHLLSSFLLITAIGLISCEDHPDSPNALFPERINFVADRQYPEGIAYSSQLDKFLVTSIPLGKIGTVSVDGQYEDLISAPELISGIGMKVAGDHIFVCNSDRGVSIKSTPAGSFQTAELLVFNLNTGQLERKTDLDALIPAAERNFANDVTLAPDGTAYVTDSFSPVIYKVGPDGTGSVLVRDDVNFSSPNFGLNGIVYHPDGYLIVANTGQGKLFKVNLQNANLVSEITGTGALPGDGLTLLNNDLYVVTGGTRVAHLKSTDSWQSANIVKFDEGVYTGATTSVAVNNQIYTLNARIGAIGDAKDFSIQRFR, from the coding sequence ATGAAGCAAACTCATCTTTTAAGCTCTTTTTTATTGATTACAGCTATTGGCCTGATTTCCTGTGAAGACCACCCTGACAGTCCAAATGCACTTTTTCCGGAGCGCATCAATTTTGTAGCAGATCGCCAGTATCCGGAAGGTATCGCATACTCGTCTCAGCTGGATAAGTTTCTTGTTACTTCCATCCCACTCGGTAAGATCGGAACCGTTAGTGTTGATGGCCAATATGAAGATCTCATCTCAGCACCGGAGCTCATCAGCGGAATTGGCATGAAAGTCGCAGGCGACCACATTTTCGTTTGCAATAGTGACCGGGGTGTTTCAATCAAGAGTACTCCGGCAGGCAGTTTCCAGACAGCCGAGCTGCTCGTCTTTAATCTGAATACGGGACAATTAGAACGAAAGACTGACCTGGACGCACTGATACCAGCTGCTGAAAGAAATTTTGCAAACGACGTAACCCTGGCTCCCGACGGCACCGCTTATGTTACCGATTCCTTTTCACCCGTTATTTATAAAGTTGGCCCCGACGGCACAGGAAGTGTTCTGGTTAGAGATGACGTTAATTTTTCCAGTCCGAATTTTGGTCTGAATGGAATTGTCTATCATCCCGACGGCTATCTTATTGTGGCCAACACGGGGCAGGGAAAACTCTTCAAGGTTAATTTGCAGAACGCAAATCTTGTATCCGAGATCACTGGGACTGGTGCACTTCCCGGCGACGGACTGACTTTGCTAAACAATGATCTTTATGTAGTAACAGGTGGAACACGTGTGGCACATTTAAAGAGCACCGACAGCTGGCAAAGTGCCAACATTGTCAAATTCGATGAAGGTGTATATACCGGAGCAACGACGAGTGTAGCAGTAAATAACCAGATTTATACGCTCAATGCGCGTATTGGTGCGATTGGTGATGCAAAAGATTTTAGTATTCAGCGGTTCCGTTAA